One Candidatus Obscuribacterales bacterium genomic window carries:
- a CDS encoding HK97 family phage prohead protease produces the protein MEVRSNEKWFERRHLTECELRASDKEDNKPNKLAGYAALFNSYSEDLGGFREIIKPGAFNRNFPDTDVRALRDHEPSRVLGRTKSGTLILSVNSKGLVSDISAPDTTDGRDVMELVRRGDVDGMSFGFRVITDNWRMQNDEVIRELLDVELFDVSVVTYPAYRQTTVAVRSFDVEIAKQSTLLPALRKIEHDLELTEADRTLVTEHRSLLQAKLPAELREKLFNPEVRSVPPSILKLKLQLAELA, from the coding sequence ATGGAAGTTAGATCAAATGAAAAATGGTTTGAAAGACGCCATTTGACTGAATGTGAACTCCGGGCATCGGACAAAGAAGACAACAAGCCAAACAAGCTTGCCGGTTATGCGGCGCTGTTTAATTCATACAGTGAAGATCTAGGCGGCTTCCGTGAGATTATCAAGCCAGGTGCTTTTAATCGGAATTTCCCTGATACGGATGTAAGAGCATTGCGCGATCATGAGCCTTCACGGGTATTAGGTCGCACAAAGTCGGGAACCTTGATTCTGTCGGTGAATTCAAAAGGCTTAGTTTCCGATATCAGTGCTCCGGATACAACCGATGGGCGCGATGTAATGGAACTTGTTCGCCGTGGTGATGTTGACGGTATGAGCTTTGGCTTCCGGGTCATTACCGACAATTGGCGAATGCAGAATGATGAAGTCATTCGTGAATTGCTCGATGTCGAATTATTTGATGTATCTGTAGTGACATATCCGGCATATCGTCAAACAACTGTAGCGGTTAGATCATTTGATGTTGAGATCGCGAAGCAATCCACATTATTGCCCGCGCTTCGCAAGATTGAGCATGATCTTGAACTAACTGAAGCAGACAGAACATTAGTGACTGAACATCGTTCACTACTGCAGGCTAAACTGCCGGCTGAATTGCGTGAGAAGTTGTTCAATCCGGAAGTAAGATCTGTGCCGCCAAGTATTTTGAAATTAAAACTTCAACTTGCTGAGCTTGCATAA
- a CDS encoding phage major capsid protein has product MPNLVDLQQKRGQLITEARAMVDRAEEEKRSLTEEENVRYGKLWAEQETIQTSIKREQELVAAEKEMATRAAESKKEDRAKGNSQEQEDRSGIASDEYRSSFLKYVRRGSGALNEGEFRALSAGTDTEGGFLVPKEMSGQLIKALDNEVVIRGLATQFNAFDELGFPELTADPDDADWTVELAIGNEDSAMAFGEREFKVNPIGKLLKASNKILRNPNFNMEAFLLARLAYKMGVAQEKAFMTGTGARQPLGMFVASTNGISTARDVSTGNTTTEVTGDGLRAAKWNLKSQYQKNGKWLFHRNLMEKISKLKDGNGQYLLQPGLAQDVGDVVLSRPVLLSEYVPNTYTTAQYVGMFADFSHYYIVDSLKYRVQRLVELYAGSDQTGFIVRAELDAAPALAEAFSRIKLA; this is encoded by the coding sequence ATGCCAAATTTAGTTGATTTACAGCAGAAGCGCGGTCAGTTAATTACTGAAGCCCGCGCAATGGTGGACAGAGCTGAAGAAGAAAAGCGTTCACTAACTGAAGAGGAAAATGTTCGCTACGGCAAGCTGTGGGCTGAACAAGAAACGATTCAGACAAGCATTAAGCGTGAACAAGAATTGGTTGCTGCTGAAAAAGAAATGGCAACACGTGCCGCCGAAAGCAAGAAAGAAGATCGCGCCAAAGGTAATAGTCAGGAACAAGAAGATCGTTCCGGTATTGCTTCTGACGAATACCGCTCCAGTTTCCTTAAATATGTAAGGAGAGGAAGCGGCGCTTTAAATGAAGGCGAATTCCGCGCGTTGTCTGCTGGAACAGACACAGAGGGCGGCTTCTTGGTTCCCAAGGAAATGTCGGGTCAGTTGATCAAGGCTTTGGACAATGAAGTTGTTATTCGTGGATTGGCTACTCAATTCAACGCTTTTGATGAACTCGGATTCCCAGAACTGACCGCTGATCCAGATGATGCTGATTGGACTGTTGAACTTGCAATTGGCAATGAAGACAGTGCAATGGCATTTGGTGAGCGAGAATTCAAGGTAAATCCAATTGGCAAGTTGCTCAAGGCTTCAAACAAGATCTTGAGAAATCCCAATTTCAATATGGAAGCGTTTCTTTTGGCAAGACTCGCCTATAAGATGGGCGTAGCTCAAGAGAAAGCATTCATGACCGGAACAGGTGCTCGTCAACCGCTCGGTATGTTCGTAGCATCCACCAATGGTATTTCTACAGCTCGTGACGTTTCTACAGGAAACACCACGACTGAAGTAACCGGTGATGGACTCCGTGCTGCTAAGTGGAATTTGAAATCTCAGTATCAGAAAAATGGTAAGTGGTTATTCCACCGTAATCTGATGGAAAAGATTTCCAAGCTCAAAGATGGCAATGGTCAGTATCTTTTACAGCCTGGCTTAGCTCAGGATGTCGGAGATGTAGTTCTTAGCCGTCCCGTGCTCCTGTCTGAGTATGTACCGAATACATACACCACAGCTCAGTACGTCGGTATGTTTGCTGACTTCTCTCACTACTACATCGTTGATTCGTTGAAGTACAGAGTTCAGCGTTTAGTTGAACTCTATGCGGGTTCCGATCAGACCGGATTTATTGTCCGTGCTGAATTGGATGCTGCTCCAGCTCTTGCTGAAGCATTCAGCCGTATCAAGTTAGCGTAA
- a CDS encoding phage head closure protein: MQSMTAGKLDRRITFQSYKQERQRSGAAKAGQYEDFCTVWAAAKEVRSTERLLSMQMNALIDMEFWIRFRDDILKTMRIVYNERYFNIFTVEEIGRRKWLRIVGTEVNNLGTNLGVAQ; the protein is encoded by the coding sequence ATGCAATCAATGACCGCCGGTAAATTAGATAGGCGAATAACCTTTCAAAGCTATAAGCAAGAAAGGCAGCGTTCAGGTGCCGCTAAAGCGGGTCAGTATGAAGACTTTTGCACTGTCTGGGCTGCTGCAAAAGAAGTCCGTTCAACAGAACGGTTGTTATCGATGCAGATGAATGCTCTTATCGATATGGAATTCTGGATTCGTTTTAGAGATGACATCTTAAAAACGATGAGAATCGTTTACAACGAACGCTATTTCAACATCTTTACCGTTGAAGAGATCGGACGCCGTAAATGGTTGCGGATCGTCGGCACTGAAGTAAATAACCTGGGCACTAACTTGGGGGTAGCTCAATGA
- a CDS encoding HK97 gp10 family phage protein, whose product MSTVQVKGLKEVNDVLIKLPKKLANRSLRKGLMKASRVIVDEAKRNVPKQTGNLADSIMTVGGKSTDPELKNVVVIGLRLTSKADMRKLAAKKITSAQITDGFYGKFVEFGHFAGKRFSYSRKLTSREQHEGIIYKRAAKHGMPRVDSERRRVGAHNFVPAKPFMRPALESKWQESVTVFAQVMTGEIDRSVKELAR is encoded by the coding sequence ATGAGTACCGTACAAGTAAAAGGCTTGAAAGAAGTCAATGATGTACTTATCAAATTGCCAAAGAAGTTGGCAAATAGATCACTTCGTAAAGGCTTGATGAAGGCTTCTCGAGTTATTGTTGATGAAGCTAAACGGAACGTGCCTAAGCAGACTGGTAATCTTGCTGACAGTATTATGACTGTGGGTGGCAAGTCCACAGATCCTGAGCTTAAGAATGTTGTCGTAATTGGCTTGAGACTGACTTCAAAAGCCGACATGCGGAAGCTTGCGGCAAAGAAAATAACTTCTGCTCAAATAACTGATGGCTTTTATGGCAAGTTCGTTGAGTTTGGGCACTTTGCCGGTAAGAGATTCAGCTATTCGCGGAAACTTACTAGCCGTGAACAGCATGAAGGCATCATCTATAAGCGCGCTGCCAAGCATGGAATGCCTAGAGTGGATAGCGAGCGTAGACGAGTTGGCGCTCATAATTTTGTGCCGGCAAAGCCCTTTATGCGCCCTGCTTTAGAAAGCAAATGGCAAGAGTCAGTGACTGTCTTTGCACAAGTAATGACTGGCGAAATTGATAGATCAGTGAAGGAGCTTGCGAGATGA
- a CDS encoding DUF3168 domain-containing protein — protein sequence MSLEAHIFQRLSGDGQVRSIASDRIYPIQWEQNLQPPAVVYQIISKESNQSHDGPDGLATSHVQFNCIAKDYDTTVALKEAVRLSLQGYTGTLEGTEIQSCECENDFDDDFSSDAELYRRILILAISHDETQR from the coding sequence ATGAGCTTAGAAGCGCACATCTTTCAACGGCTCTCAGGTGATGGACAAGTTAGGTCCATTGCTAGTGATCGTATTTATCCAATTCAGTGGGAACAGAATCTACAACCTCCTGCAGTGGTCTATCAGATCATTAGCAAGGAATCGAATCAGTCTCACGATGGACCAGATGGCTTAGCAACGTCGCATGTTCAATTCAACTGCATAGCAAAAGACTATGACACTACAGTTGCATTGAAAGAAGCCGTTCGTCTGTCCCTTCAAGGTTACACGGGCACCTTGGAGGGTACAGAAATTCAATCTTGTGAATGTGAAAACGACTTTGATGACGATTTCAGTTCAGATGCTGAACTGTATCGGCGCATTTTAATACTTGCGATCTCGCATGATGAAACTCAACGATAA